The Electrophorus electricus isolate fEleEle1 chromosome 15, fEleEle1.pri, whole genome shotgun sequence genome segment GTGATGTCAATACATTTCCTAATTCTTGTATATTTCTTAATGCTGAAAGATAAGGattcatttttcaaaaatgaatcAAAGGATTCATTTTTCTCTGTTGCTTAAATTGATTTGACTCAATAAAACAGGTTCAGAGTCTTTTGTTTAGTGTTACAGGTTTCCAGACTAGCATActtgatttgtttattaaaagatAATTACAAAATCCTGAGCAATCCTACCCATGCTGTGGTTGTGCTTTTGGTTGTGCTGCAGAGCAAGTTACCAAATACACATAAATCTCTGTTTAAGTTAGTGCCTTGTTTTTTGATTGCAGTGGATCCAGGCCATATGGTACTATGTGGACTCCCAAGCTACACAGAACCACCCAATAAAGGGAGCAAATATTCAATTTCTTTAGTCAATAAATGTACTAAAGAATTAATATGAAGGAATGTAATagcaattttattttgttaccaAAAGCTCAACAATAGGCAGCAATAtgaaagaagttttttttttctgctgataTATAACAGTCCTTCCACGGCTTagcacacataaataaacacacatgcaacacacaaacaagcaacagTTCCCAATGGTTAAGTATAAAAAGGGTCAAAGTTACCAAGCCTACTAAACCAAGTCATCTTCAAAGAGTCACTGGAAAAGAGTGCTAGGGAAGACTGCACTCAAACTGCCTGTATTCTGTCCAGATCTGCTATGCAAAAGTCTCTGTTCTTAACATTCTACATGACTCAGAGGTCCTCAGAAGTAAATCAGTTTTCCTCCAATAAATGGTAGATCTTTATGTTTGCATGAAAGCCTATGGCACAATGACAGACAGAAACGTTATTATGGAGAATTACAATTAGAAATATGTTAGAAATGGAACATAATCAGGTCCTCAAATATATCAAATGGCTTCTTGATGTGGATCGGCAAGTGTAGTCGCGCTATAAACTCATGAAGCCGGCAGAGCCTTCTGACATCTGTGTTAATTAGCGTTTGGTTTCATATTCCACTGGAGTGAATCCACTGCCATCTCCTTCTTGATGGTCAGATTTGCAGGGCAGCTTTCTTCCCAGATTGCGTAAGGTCTTTCCTGCTCGCTGGCGTCTGTGCACGCCTGCTGGCTCTCCTGCGCACTGATCCACTCCAGATGCTCTTTGCGAGACAGCCAAAAGAGCTGTGGTATTCTCCCCCGCTCCCCAATGAAACATGACATATTCAAAATGAATCCCACCCGCCAGAGAAAAGAGTCTTGTGCGTCCCGTTGCTCTACAAGCCTCCATCTTTGaacagcctgtctgtctgcaggttcTTGAAGAAATGGTCAGGCTCGGGGTGGGGTTGCCCGGGGTCCCAGTCCTTGCCCGAGATGGAGGGCTTGCGGTGGGTGGGCAGCTCACGACTGTGGCTGTCCAGCACCAAGTcagggtgtggtgggggtggaagCAGGCTCGGACTGGGCTCACCGCCGGACGAGCTGAACGAGTCCGTTTTGACGTGCCGGTACTCGTGCCTGGGCAGCGTGCGGCTAGCCTCGTGCACTTCGACGCTGCCATTGGTGCTGCTTCTCCAGTGCCAGGTGTTGGCACTGCCTGATGACAGGCGCACGATGGGGTGGTGTGGGCCGTGAGCGTCCACCGTAATGATGCTGCAGCTGTCTCGTTCGGATTGGATGCGGTAGTAGGGCGACTCCGAGCCTGTGCTGGATGTCGCACACGACGAGGCCGTCTCAGAGGACCTGGGTGTGGACACTGTGACCTGGCCAGCCTGCTTTGACATGGCGATGACCTGCACAACCCGTGGTTGGTTGGGGAGACGTGGCGGCTCTGGTGTGGCTGCTGGCACGGGCACGCCCTTCTCCGTCATGGAGAGCCACTTGGCCCTGGTTGTGGCGCTCTTCGGGGACACGGGTGGAGGCCTGGATGCCTCCTCTGGGATGTGGACCAGCTGTGGGGCACCAGGCCTCTGAGACATTGTCACTCTGGCACCCCCTGGTGTTGCCGCCGCCCTGCTGGCCTGCACAGTGGGGTAGAGGGAAGACGGCATGCCCAGCTCCTCCTTGGAGCCTCCGTCtgactcctcctctccctccatgGCACTGCCCTCCTGGCAGTCGTCCCTCAGGCTCAGGCTCCGCATCTCCACAGACTTCTGCTTCCACTCAGACACCAGCTGCTTGGAGCGTTGCGTGTCCAGAGACACGTGGAAGGTCATGTGACGCTGGGCGTGGGCAGGCTCTTCTGCACCATTGGTGTTGGCTCGAGGAAGCGTGTTGCTGAATGTCACCATTGTCTCTTTCCCCATGGGGCTGCGGGGGGCCAGAAGCTCCACGTCAGCGCTCGCTCTCTTCAGGCTGCCCATGGAGGCCTTCTCCCGCTGCACCTTGCGGTTGAGGCCGGGAGCTTGCGCTGGGGTTGCCAGCTCATCGTTGCTCTCGGAGGCATGGGCCTTTTGGTAGACGGAGTCATGGCCGCGCTGTGTCAGCGCCCGCAGGGCGTCCTTCTGTGGTTGGTGGGACTGCCTCACGGGCCGGGGGGTGGAGTCTTCTGAGGGTTTGAAGTTTCCGACAGCATATAGAGCCTACAGAGAGATGTCAGTGAGAT includes the following:
- the plppr3a gene encoding phospholipid phosphatase-related protein type 3a gives rise to the protein MSPKDKPKKPPKDSMTLLPCFYFVELPIVASSIISLYFLELTDVLQPAKVGFRCHDRSLSMPYVEAGDELIPLLMLLSLAFAGPAASIMLGEALMYCMQSKLKRRPGSEASINAGGCNFNSFLRRTVRFVGVHVFGLCATALVTDIIQLATGYHTPFFLTVCKPNYTLPGVACDKNPYITQDICSGRDQYAILSARKTFPSQHATLSGFAAVYISMYFNSSISDSTKLLKAMLVFAFAIAAALASLTQITQYRSHPVDVYVGFVIGAGIAVYLALYAVGNFKPSEDSTPRPVRQSHQPQKDALRALTQRGHDSVYQKAHASESNDELATPAQAPGLNRKVQREKASMGSLKRASADVELLAPRSPMGKETMVTFSNTLPRANTNGAEEPAHAQRHMTFHVSLDTQRSKQLVSEWKQKSVEMRSLSLRDDCQEGSAMEGEEESDGGSKEELGMPSSLYPTVQASRAAATPGGARVTMSQRPGAPQLVHIPEEASRPPPVSPKSATTRAKWLSMTEKGVPVPAATPEPPRLPNQPRVVQVIAMSKQAGQVTVSTPRSSETASSCATSSTGSESPYYRIQSERDSCSIITVDAHGPHHPIVRLSSGSANTWHWRSSTNGSVEVHEASRTLPRHEYRHVKTDSFSSSGGEPSPSLLPPPPHPDLVLDSHSRELPTHRKPSISGKDWDPGQPHPEPDHFFKNLQTDRLFKDGGL